One Actinospica robiniae DSM 44927 genomic region harbors:
- a CDS encoding protein-tyrosine phosphatase family protein: MSNDELWEPGLPGLLQLPSGRLVRGRGLRRPTTPEEAAATNGQGAGGSSGEGAASAAGTVATHRSPDFGLYLLGEQPPEFTWTARWVRWPDFRLPSDRADALDAIVEAWTRAAHERVEVACAGGHGRTGTALACMAVLDGVDPGEAVAYVRAHYDAHAVETPWQKRYVRKFSGRPSSEAR, translated from the coding sequence GTGAGCAACGACGAACTGTGGGAACCAGGGCTTCCCGGATTGCTGCAACTGCCCTCCGGACGGCTCGTGCGGGGTCGCGGGCTACGGCGGCCGACGACGCCGGAGGAAGCTGCCGCGACAAACGGACAAGGCGCCGGTGGGAGCAGCGGCGAGGGCGCAGCAAGCGCAGCAGGCACGGTCGCCACGCATCGAAGCCCTGATTTCGGCCTCTACCTCCTCGGCGAGCAGCCGCCCGAGTTCACCTGGACGGCCCGGTGGGTGCGCTGGCCGGACTTCCGGCTGCCGTCCGACCGCGCCGACGCGCTCGACGCGATCGTCGAGGCGTGGACGCGGGCGGCGCACGAGCGGGTGGAGGTCGCCTGCGCCGGCGGGCACGGGCGAACGGGGACGGCGCTGGCCTGCATGGCCGTGCTCGACGGCGTCGACCCGGGCGAGGCGGTCGCCTACGTGCGCGCGCACTACGACGCTCATGCCGTCGAGACGCCTTGGCAGAAGCGCTACGTCCGGAAGTTCTCGGGGCGGCCGAGTTCCGAGGCGAGGTAG
- a CDS encoding IPT/TIG domain-containing protein, with protein MSRNTRATAVRAGVRLFAGLCLLAGVSAAGPAEASSHPVIRSVSPATVDTDGGTVTVSGYGFTGTDSVKLLSLPSSTVTARPAYVYYKVISDDTLRLTVPTHTAGTVWISITTASGSNTYSSHDRLQFSENASTSNPPGKDTLGALLLAMLIGMIFGRNRDE; from the coding sequence GTGTCTAGGAACACGAGGGCTACCGCGGTCCGCGCCGGGGTACGCCTGTTCGCCGGGCTGTGCCTCCTCGCCGGCGTGAGCGCGGCCGGACCGGCCGAGGCCAGTTCGCATCCGGTCATCCGCAGCGTCAGCCCGGCGACGGTCGACACCGACGGCGGCACCGTCACCGTCTCGGGCTACGGCTTCACCGGAACGGACTCAGTCAAATTACTGAGTCTGCCCTCGTCGACGGTGACGGCGCGGCCGGCATACGTGTACTACAAGGTGATCTCCGACGACACCCTGAGGCTGACGGTGCCCACGCACACGGCCGGGACGGTGTGGATCAGCATCACCACCGCGTCGGGTTCGAACACGTACAGCTCCCACGACCGGCTTCAGTTCTCTGAGAACGCCAGCACGTCGAACCCGCCGGGCAAGGACACGCTCGGTGCACTGCTGCTGGCCATGCTGATCGGCATGATCTTCGGCCGCAATCGAGACGAGTAG
- a CDS encoding TerC family protein, with protein sequence MHVPVWIWAATVAGLLILIAVDFLVGRKPHEVSLREAAWWGVFWVAAAALFGGGLAWLGHGEEAGAFFAGFVTEKSLSVDNLFVFVLIMTRFAVPPELRQRVLLIGVMLALLLRSIFIALGAAVVASFTWVFFIFGAVLVYTAWKLVTGGGESEEEFHENRLLRRIRRTVPSTDDYRGTRMFVHEGGRRLMTPLFVVVVAIGTTDLLFALDSIPAIFGLTKDPYIVFTANAFALMGLRQLYFLIGGLLDRLVYLSYGLAAILGFIGVKLFLEAMPSVGVHPPHISTGLSLAVIGGVLAVTTVASLTIGRRRQPASTHSDLEPPAPTDEGTRSSG encoded by the coding sequence ATGCACGTTCCCGTCTGGATCTGGGCCGCTACGGTCGCCGGGCTGCTGATCCTGATCGCCGTCGACTTCCTGGTCGGACGCAAACCGCACGAAGTGAGCCTGCGCGAGGCCGCGTGGTGGGGCGTGTTTTGGGTGGCGGCCGCGGCCCTGTTCGGCGGAGGCTTGGCCTGGCTCGGCCACGGCGAGGAAGCCGGCGCGTTCTTCGCCGGATTCGTCACCGAGAAATCCCTGTCGGTCGACAACCTCTTCGTCTTCGTGCTGATCATGACCCGGTTCGCCGTGCCGCCCGAGCTGCGGCAACGGGTACTGCTGATCGGCGTGATGCTAGCCCTGCTGCTGCGCTCGATCTTCATCGCGCTCGGCGCCGCCGTCGTGGCGTCCTTCACCTGGGTGTTCTTCATCTTCGGCGCGGTGCTGGTCTACACGGCCTGGAAGCTGGTGACCGGCGGCGGGGAGTCCGAGGAGGAGTTCCACGAGAACCGGCTGCTGCGCCGGATCCGGCGCACCGTGCCGAGCACGGACGACTACCGGGGCACCCGGATGTTCGTCCACGAGGGCGGCCGCCGGCTGATGACGCCGCTGTTCGTGGTCGTCGTCGCGATCGGCACGACCGACCTGCTGTTCGCGCTCGACTCGATCCCGGCGATCTTCGGCCTGACCAAGGACCCCTACATCGTCTTCACCGCGAACGCGTTCGCGCTGATGGGCCTGCGCCAGCTGTACTTCCTCATCGGCGGGCTGCTCGACCGGCTGGTCTACCTCTCGTACGGCCTGGCCGCGATCCTCGGCTTCATCGGCGTGAAGCTCTTCCTCGAGGCGATGCCCTCGGTGGGCGTGCACCCTCCGCACATCTCGACCGGGCTTTCGCTCGCGGTCATCGGCGGCGTCCTCGCGGTCACGACCGTGGCCAGCCTGACCATCGGCCGGCGACGTCAGCCGGCCTCGACGCACTCGGACCTCGAACCCCCCGCGCCAACGGACGAGGGCACGCGCTCAAGCGGCTGA
- a CDS encoding DinB family protein, whose translation MAKSTTEELVALLEYAHQRFDHRIDGLEEREYLWEPAPGCWSVREGDDGVERVDLEPGQPEPAPLTTIAWRLWHITDCLRSYTDRLFEDKDGGGREWTTSPAAATALVDSEWDRFVGHVKKLDQAGLERPIGPNFGPYADDSVHALVLHAADEVIHHAAEVALLRDLYQAAGGRALMNE comes from the coding sequence ATGGCCAAGTCGACCACCGAAGAGCTCGTCGCCCTGCTCGAGTACGCCCATCAGCGGTTCGACCATCGGATCGACGGGCTCGAGGAGCGGGAGTACCTGTGGGAGCCGGCTCCCGGCTGCTGGTCGGTGCGCGAGGGCGATGACGGCGTCGAGCGGGTCGACCTCGAGCCCGGGCAGCCCGAGCCGGCCCCGCTGACCACCATCGCCTGGCGGCTGTGGCACATCACGGACTGCTTGCGCAGCTACACCGACCGCCTGTTCGAGGACAAGGACGGCGGCGGCCGCGAGTGGACGACGTCCCCGGCCGCGGCCACGGCCCTCGTGGACAGCGAGTGGGACCGGTTCGTCGGACACGTCAAGAAGCTGGACCAGGCCGGGCTCGAGCGTCCGATCGGGCCGAACTTCGGCCCCTACGCCGACGACTCGGTGCACGCGCTGGTACTGCACGCGGCCGACGAGGTGATCCACCACGCCGCCGAAGTGGCGCTGCTGCGCGACCTCTACCAGGCGGCAGGAGGACGGGCGCTGATGAACGAGTGA
- a CDS encoding flavin reductase family protein — METSTTTFTRSEHVAISPKILYFGTPVVLLSTLNADGSANLAPMSSAWALGQSIVLGIGAPGQTALNLRERPEVVINIPSPELWPQVERLAPLTGRHPVPESKRGTFRYEPDKFGAAELRPEPSQLVSPPRVAECPLQFEARAEKLHEGGGGAFVIVEATVLRVHADPRLVVPGTDHVDPAAWSPLIYNFRHYFGLGPELGHTFRSETPRVTL; from the coding sequence ATGGAGACTTCCACCACGACGTTCACTCGTTCGGAGCACGTTGCGATCAGCCCCAAGATCCTCTACTTCGGCACGCCGGTGGTGCTCCTGAGCACCCTGAACGCGGACGGCTCGGCCAATCTCGCGCCCATGTCCTCGGCCTGGGCGCTCGGCCAGAGCATCGTGCTGGGCATCGGCGCGCCCGGCCAGACGGCGCTGAACCTGCGCGAGCGGCCGGAGGTCGTGATCAACATCCCGTCACCGGAACTGTGGCCGCAGGTCGAACGGCTGGCGCCGCTGACGGGACGTCACCCCGTGCCGGAGTCGAAGCGCGGCACGTTCCGCTACGAGCCGGACAAGTTCGGCGCCGCCGAGCTGCGGCCCGAGCCCTCGCAGCTCGTCTCGCCCCCGCGCGTCGCCGAGTGCCCGCTGCAGTTCGAAGCCCGGGCCGAGAAGCTGCACGAGGGCGGCGGCGGCGCGTTCGTCATCGTCGAAGCGACCGTCCTGCGCGTGCATGCCGACCCACGCCTGGTCGTGCCCGGCACGGACCACGTCGACCCGGCCGCGTGGAGCCCGCTCATCTATAACTTCCGGCACTACTTCGGACTCGGCCCCGAGCTCGGACACACGTTCCGGTCGGAGACCCCGCGCGTCACACTGTGA
- a CDS encoding ADP-ribosylglycohydrolase family protein, which yields MTDDRRNRAVASLRGLAVGDAFGSCFFVPENYDALVARRLPADPWRWTDDAEMACSIFAVLDRLGEVDQDALAASFAAHHDFDRGYGPGVNRMLRLIRQEGGDWRKLVAESWDGRGSWGNGAAMRVAPLGAYFADDPERAAAQAAASAEVTHAHPEGLAGAVAVAVATALATTRPRVEGAQWLRDVAAHVAPGLVRDGIANAISLLPLEDSQSAAATLGNGREVSAQDTVPFCLWIVAKHPDDYVEALWATAVAGGDIDTTCAIVGGILGARPGRGQGGVPDGWLRRCERLPDWAGVDDAS from the coding sequence ATGACTGACGACCGCCGTAACCGTGCCGTCGCGTCGCTGCGCGGCCTGGCCGTCGGCGACGCGTTCGGATCCTGCTTCTTCGTGCCAGAGAACTACGACGCCCTCGTCGCGCGCCGCCTGCCGGCCGACCCCTGGCGTTGGACGGACGATGCCGAGATGGCCTGCTCGATCTTCGCTGTGCTCGACCGCCTCGGCGAGGTCGACCAGGACGCGCTGGCCGCGTCCTTCGCCGCGCACCACGACTTCGACCGCGGATACGGCCCGGGCGTCAACCGGATGCTGCGGCTGATCCGGCAGGAGGGCGGCGACTGGCGCAAGCTCGTCGCAGAGTCCTGGGATGGGCGCGGATCGTGGGGGAACGGCGCCGCCATGCGGGTCGCCCCGCTCGGCGCCTACTTCGCCGACGATCCGGAGCGGGCCGCAGCGCAGGCCGCTGCCTCCGCCGAAGTGACGCATGCTCACCCCGAAGGCCTTGCCGGCGCTGTCGCCGTGGCAGTCGCCACCGCGTTGGCCACCACGAGGCCACGGGTCGAGGGCGCGCAGTGGCTGCGCGACGTCGCGGCGCACGTCGCGCCCGGCCTGGTGCGCGACGGCATCGCCAACGCCATCAGTCTGCTGCCGCTCGAAGACTCACAAAGCGCGGCCGCGACGCTCGGAAACGGCCGGGAGGTCTCGGCGCAGGACACCGTCCCGTTCTGTCTGTGGATCGTGGCCAAGCACCCGGACGACTACGTCGAGGCCTTGTGGGCGACGGCCGTCGCAGGAGGCGACATCGACACGACCTGCGCGATCGTCGGCGGCATCCTCGGCGCCCGGCCCGGCCGCGGTCAGGGCGGAGTGCCGGACGGGTGGCTGCGCCGCTGCGAGCGACTGCCGGACTGGGCGGGCGTCGACGACGCGTCTTAG
- a CDS encoding alpha/beta fold hydrolase, giving the protein MAKSRAAGTGEVLRLPVELPDWTGPRPVGRDGKTKPPLHAEIAVELLGPAGGPLVYLLHGWSGWRGQFAPIGRALAASGYRVVLIDAPSHGDSDPGTLGPGLSMPPDFTFALTAAVERFGPAHAVIGHSLGGGCVALALVEGLKAERVVFISPAADPIGFTRQLARMLGFGDRIRTRMLERGRRRIGLDAADFVVPPLAAGRTDLPPALIVHDRDDPTVPVAAGLSLAGSWRESRMIETAGLGHNRLLRDEAVIEAVVAFVDDPRATGPAGRKARSHVGG; this is encoded by the coding sequence GTGGCCAAGTCGCGGGCGGCGGGCACGGGCGAAGTGCTCCGGCTACCGGTGGAGCTACCCGACTGGACCGGGCCGCGCCCGGTCGGACGTGACGGGAAGACCAAGCCACCGCTGCATGCCGAGATCGCCGTGGAGCTGCTCGGTCCGGCCGGCGGCCCGCTCGTCTACCTGCTGCACGGGTGGAGCGGCTGGCGCGGCCAGTTCGCACCGATCGGCCGGGCGCTGGCCGCGTCCGGGTATCGCGTGGTGCTGATCGACGCGCCCAGCCACGGCGACTCGGATCCCGGCACGCTCGGGCCGGGCCTGTCCATGCCGCCGGACTTCACCTTCGCGCTCACCGCGGCCGTCGAGCGCTTCGGCCCGGCGCACGCCGTGATCGGCCACTCGCTCGGCGGCGGCTGCGTCGCGCTCGCCCTGGTCGAAGGGCTCAAGGCCGAGCGCGTCGTGTTCATCTCCCCCGCCGCCGACCCCATCGGCTTCACCCGCCAGCTGGCCCGGATGCTCGGCTTCGGCGACCGCATCAGGACCCGCATGCTCGAACGCGGACGCCGCCGGATCGGCTTGGACGCGGCCGATTTCGTCGTTCCGCCCCTCGCCGCCGGCCGCACCGATCTGCCGCCGGCCCTGATCGTGCACGACCGCGACGACCCGACCGTCCCGGTGGCGGCCGGACTCTCGCTGGCCGGCTCCTGGCGTGAGTCCCGGATGATCGAGACCGCAGGGCTCGGACACAACCGGCTGCTGCGGGACGAGGCGGTGATCGAGGCCGTGGTCGCGTTCGTCGACGATCCGCGGGCAACCGGCCCGGCAGGCCGGAAAGCGCGCTCCCACGTGGGCGGATAG
- a CDS encoding HAD family hydrolase gives MPHTVLDEVPTAAPEYAGLLVDWGGVMTTDVFASFAAFAEAEGLAADAVARLLRHDAGARALLDGLETGAADPAEFERGLAALLGVAADGLIRRLMAGVRVDERMIAAVRAARQAGAATGLVSNSWGPSGYPRELIAEMFDGVVISGEVGVRKPRPEIYRLGADAIGVPPAQCVFVDDLRGNLRPAEELGMTVIHHTSADETASRLAALFAAKRPQPGHHQERAS, from the coding sequence GTGCCGCACACAGTGCTCGACGAGGTGCCGACGGCCGCGCCCGAGTACGCAGGCCTGCTGGTCGACTGGGGCGGGGTGATGACGACGGACGTCTTCGCCTCCTTCGCCGCGTTCGCCGAAGCCGAAGGGCTCGCCGCGGACGCCGTGGCCCGGCTCTTGCGCCACGACGCCGGCGCCCGCGCCCTGCTCGACGGCCTCGAAACCGGCGCGGCGGACCCGGCCGAGTTCGAGCGCGGCCTGGCCGCGCTCCTCGGCGTGGCCGCGGACGGCCTGATCAGAAGGCTGATGGCCGGTGTCCGCGTGGACGAACGGATGATCGCCGCCGTGCGCGCGGCCCGGCAGGCGGGCGCCGCCACCGGCCTGGTCTCCAACTCCTGGGGCCCGTCCGGATACCCGCGCGAACTGATCGCCGAGATGTTCGACGGCGTCGTGATCTCCGGCGAGGTCGGCGTGCGCAAGCCGCGGCCGGAGATCTACCGGCTCGGCGCGGACGCGATCGGAGTGCCGCCGGCCCAGTGCGTCTTCGTCGACGATCTCCGCGGCAACCTGCGCCCGGCCGAAGAGCTGGGTATGACGGTGATCCACCACACCTCGGCGGACGAGACCGCGAGCCGGCTGGCCGCGCTGTTCGCAGCCAAGCGGCCCCAACCCGGCCATCATCAGGAAAGGGCGTCATGA
- a CDS encoding ricin-type beta-trefoil lectin domain protein: protein MAAVIAAISLGLLTDVFALGTSASATTVPGPPSGWSTVFSDSFSGSSGSGIDSQWMYDTGAGSTFGTGEIETMTNSTSNVHQDGAGHLDITALGSGGNWTSGRVQTTSANVGAPAGGELEVTASIQQPTGGLGYWPAFWMLGPGQWPENGEIDIMEDVNALSEVSGTIHCGTDPGGPCNESNGIGSGLRACSGCQSGFHTYTMILNRTNTSAESITFYLDGASYFTVNESQVGTSTWQAAFDHNLSIILDLAMGGGYPNGVCGCTSPTGATSSGGTMSVAYVAAYSTSSGSSGGGGGGGTGASGTGPITGYQGLCLDDRSASTALYNPVQVYTCNGTAAQQWSVVQAGSLIKVFGMCLDVDAAGTADGTKVDLYTCNGTGSQVFIPESNGELYNPQSNKCLDDTAYGGSGTQLQIWDCADTANQQWKLP, encoded by the coding sequence GTGGCCGCGGTCATCGCCGCGATCTCGCTCGGTCTGCTGACCGACGTCTTCGCCCTCGGCACCTCCGCCTCGGCCACCACCGTCCCCGGTCCCCCGTCGGGCTGGTCCACGGTGTTCAGCGACAGCTTCTCCGGCTCGTCCGGCAGCGGCATCGACTCGCAGTGGATGTACGACACCGGCGCCGGCTCCACCTTCGGCACCGGCGAGATCGAGACGATGACGAACTCGACCTCGAACGTGCACCAGGACGGCGCCGGGCACCTGGACATCACCGCTCTCGGGAGCGGCGGCAACTGGACCTCCGGCCGCGTGCAGACCACCAGCGCCAACGTCGGCGCCCCGGCCGGCGGCGAGCTCGAGGTGACCGCCTCGATCCAGCAGCCCACCGGCGGCCTCGGCTACTGGCCGGCGTTCTGGATGCTCGGGCCCGGCCAGTGGCCGGAGAACGGCGAGATCGACATCATGGAGGATGTCAACGCCCTGTCCGAGGTGTCCGGGACCATCCACTGCGGCACCGACCCGGGCGGCCCGTGCAACGAGTCCAACGGCATCGGCAGCGGCCTGCGCGCCTGCTCCGGCTGCCAGTCCGGCTTCCACACCTACACGATGATCCTGAACCGGACCAACACCTCCGCCGAGTCGATCACCTTCTACCTCGACGGCGCGTCCTACTTCACGGTCAACGAGAGCCAGGTCGGCACCAGCACCTGGCAGGCGGCGTTCGACCACAACCTCTCGATCATCCTCGACCTGGCGATGGGCGGCGGCTACCCGAACGGGGTGTGCGGCTGCACCAGTCCGACCGGCGCCACGAGCTCCGGCGGCACCATGAGCGTGGCCTACGTCGCGGCCTACTCCACCAGCAGCGGTAGCAGCGGTGGCGGGGGCGGCGGCGGCACCGGCGCTTCCGGGACCGGCCCGATCACCGGCTACCAGGGCCTGTGCCTGGACGACCGCAGCGCCAGCACCGCGCTGTACAACCCGGTGCAGGTCTACACCTGCAACGGCACCGCGGCCCAGCAGTGGAGCGTCGTGCAGGCGGGCAGCCTGATCAAGGTCTTCGGCATGTGCTTGGACGTCGATGCGGCCGGCACAGCCGATGGCACGAAGGTGGATCTCTACACCTGCAACGGCACAGGTTCGCAGGTGTTCATCCCGGAATCGAACGGCGAGCTCTACAATCCACAATCGAATAAGTGTCTTGACGACACTGCGTACGGTGGATCGGGCACGCAGCTGCAGATCTGGGACTGCGCCGACACCGCCAACCAGCAGTGGAAGCTGCCCTGA
- a CDS encoding SPFH domain-containing protein produces MSTGAVGAAGTPQQIQEREIGSAPGVPLLVFGVALGVAGIVLIKQHETATIWGGAGLIVVAALVLAGLNAVAPGQARVVALFGRYQGTVRVTGLRWVNPFTVRKRMSTRIRNHETATLKVNDADGNPIEMAAVVVWQVADTAKASYAVEDVRTFVTTQAETAVRHIAGHYPYDARGAERISLRDNADQITTQLSDELSQRVAAAGVAVVESRITRLSYAPEIAQAMLRRQQADAVVAARERLVEGAVGMVRTALHQLSEEGLVDLDEERKAAMVSNLLVVLCGDQPAQPVVNAGTLYQ; encoded by the coding sequence ATGAGCACAGGGGCGGTGGGGGCGGCTGGGACGCCCCAGCAGATACAGGAGCGGGAGATCGGCAGCGCGCCCGGCGTGCCGCTGCTGGTGTTCGGGGTGGCGCTGGGGGTCGCCGGCATCGTGCTGATCAAGCAGCACGAGACGGCGACGATCTGGGGCGGGGCCGGGCTGATCGTAGTGGCGGCGCTGGTGCTGGCCGGCCTCAACGCGGTCGCGCCCGGACAGGCGCGGGTGGTGGCGCTGTTCGGCCGCTACCAGGGCACGGTCCGGGTGACCGGGCTGCGCTGGGTGAACCCGTTCACCGTGCGCAAGCGCATGTCCACCCGGATCCGCAACCACGAGACGGCCACCCTGAAGGTCAACGACGCCGACGGCAACCCGATCGAGATGGCGGCGGTCGTGGTCTGGCAGGTGGCCGACACCGCGAAGGCCTCCTACGCGGTCGAGGACGTGCGCACCTTCGTCACCACGCAGGCCGAGACCGCGGTGCGCCACATCGCCGGGCACTACCCCTATGACGCGCGCGGTGCAGAGCGGATCTCGTTGCGGGACAACGCAGATCAGATCACCACGCAACTGTCCGACGAGCTCTCGCAGCGGGTGGCCGCGGCCGGGGTGGCCGTCGTCGAGTCCCGGATCACCCGGCTCTCCTACGCCCCCGAGATCGCGCAGGCGATGCTGCGCCGCCAGCAGGCCGACGCCGTCGTGGCCGCGCGCGAGCGGCTGGTCGAGGGCGCCGTCGGCATGGTGCGCACCGCCCTGCACCAGCTCTCCGAGGAGGGCCTGGTGGACCTGGACGAGGAGCGCAAGGCCGCGATGGTCAGCAACCTGCTGGTCGTGCTGTGCGGCGACCAGCCGGCCCAGCCGGTGGTCAACGCCGGGACGCTGTACCAGTGA
- a CDS encoding Gfo/Idh/MocA family oxidoreductase, producing the protein MAKSSADLRVGLIGFGTAGRFFHAPLLTTTPGLALTAIVTSDPERGGQAVAAYPGVTIVGKPQDLWALGLDLVVVASPNKTHAALAEAALEAGSAVVVDKPFAVTSDQGRALMAAADRHGRLLSVFQNRRWDGDFRTVAHLIEADRLGEVRRFESRFERWRPQLKGGWREQGDRAEAGGLLYDLGSHLVDQALTLFGAATHVYAEADVRRAGAQADDDTFLALTHANGVRSHLWASATAAQLGPRFRVLGSKAAYVTYGLDGQEDELRAGRTPADEDFGSVPPERYGVLGSVDEESPYPTLPGRYTDYYAQMAEALRGDGPIPVDPADAVATLEVIEAARRSADEGLVIEL; encoded by the coding sequence ATGGCGAAATCCTCCGCGGACCTGCGCGTCGGCCTCATCGGCTTCGGCACGGCCGGACGCTTCTTCCACGCCCCGCTGCTGACCACCACGCCCGGCCTCGCGCTGACCGCGATCGTCACCTCCGACCCGGAGCGGGGCGGCCAGGCGGTCGCGGCCTACCCGGGCGTGACCATCGTGGGCAAGCCGCAGGATCTGTGGGCACTCGGCCTGGACCTGGTCGTGGTGGCCTCGCCCAACAAGACGCATGCGGCGCTGGCCGAAGCAGCGCTGGAGGCCGGGTCCGCGGTGGTCGTGGACAAGCCGTTCGCGGTCACCTCGGATCAGGGCCGGGCGCTGATGGCGGCGGCGGACCGCCACGGCAGGCTGCTCAGCGTCTTCCAGAACCGCCGTTGGGACGGCGACTTCCGCACGGTCGCGCACCTGATCGAGGCCGACCGGCTCGGCGAGGTCCGCCGGTTCGAGTCGCGCTTCGAGCGCTGGCGCCCGCAGCTCAAGGGCGGCTGGCGGGAGCAGGGCGACCGGGCCGAGGCCGGCGGGCTGCTTTACGATCTCGGCAGCCACCTCGTCGACCAGGCGCTCACGCTCTTCGGCGCGGCCACCCACGTCTACGCCGAGGCCGATGTGCGCCGCGCCGGCGCCCAGGCCGATGACGACACTTTCCTCGCGCTCACCCACGCGAACGGCGTCCGCTCGCACCTGTGGGCCAGTGCCACCGCCGCGCAGCTCGGGCCGCGCTTCCGCGTGCTCGGGAGCAAGGCCGCGTATGTGACGTACGGACTGGACGGCCAGGAAGACGAACTGCGTGCCGGGCGCACTCCTGCGGACGAGGACTTCGGTTCGGTGCCGCCTGAGCGATACGGCGTGCTCGGATCGGTCGACGAGGAGAGCCCGTATCCGACGCTTCCCGGCCGCTACACGGACTATTACGCTCAGATGGCCGAAGCCCTGCGCGGCGACGGCCCCATCCCCGTCGATCCGGCGGACGCCGTCGCGACGCTCGAGGTGATCGAGGCGGCTCGGCGTTCCGCGGATGAAGGACTCGTCATCGAGCTCTGA
- a CDS encoding cysteine hydrolase family protein, which produces MTRALIVIDVQESFASRPLWRHTSNPDIVADVNQLVGHARAQGDLVVWVLHAKLGSGGPFDPESGLVRYQDGLEPLPGEPELRKTSHNAFTTTNLGQILTERGVRELVICGIQTEQCCESTARLAYDLGYSVTFVIDATATNPIAHRDLLAELGGEQPTVEQVLADPRTLGSDQILERVEYALAGRFARIATVAEVVTKKADAGPW; this is translated from the coding sequence ATGACCCGAGCACTGATCGTCATCGACGTCCAGGAGTCGTTCGCCTCCCGCCCCCTCTGGCGCCACACCTCCAACCCCGACATCGTGGCCGACGTCAACCAACTCGTCGGCCACGCCCGGGCGCAGGGCGATCTGGTGGTCTGGGTGCTGCACGCCAAGCTCGGCAGCGGCGGACCTTTCGATCCGGAGTCGGGTCTGGTGCGCTACCAGGACGGGCTCGAGCCACTGCCCGGCGAGCCGGAACTGCGCAAGACCTCGCACAACGCCTTCACCACCACCAACCTCGGCCAGATCCTCACCGAGCGCGGCGTGCGCGAGCTCGTGATCTGCGGCATTCAGACCGAGCAGTGCTGCGAGTCCACCGCGCGGCTGGCCTACGACCTGGGCTACAGCGTCACCTTCGTCATCGACGCCACCGCCACCAACCCGATCGCCCACCGCGACCTGCTCGCCGAACTCGGCGGCGAGCAGCCGACCGTCGAGCAGGTCCTGGCCGACCCGCGCACGCTCGGCTCCGACCAGATCCTCGAGCGGGTCGAGTACGCGCTGGCGGGCCGGTTCGCGCGGATCGCCACAGTCGCCGAGGTGGTGACCAAGAAGGCGGACGCCGGGCCGTGGTGA
- a CDS encoding TetR/AcrR family transcriptional regulator, with translation MGKGEQTRMAVLTQAAEVAARQGLGALTIGDLAARTHLSKSGLFAHFHSKEALQLDVLAYARDRFVDEVIRPATHTSRGLARVRALFEHWAEIGAHGKAECLFTSAAMEFDDQPGPVRDQLVRDHRDLMDSIAQMFRTGIAEGEFRADADPEQFAFELHGIMLAYFHAYRLLNDPRADERARRAFEAALADCLVAPQEQTQQTPDATPAAAQAR, from the coding sequence ATGGGCAAGGGTGAGCAGACCCGGATGGCGGTGCTGACGCAGGCCGCGGAGGTGGCCGCGCGCCAGGGCCTCGGCGCTTTGACCATCGGCGACCTCGCCGCGCGCACGCACCTGTCCAAGTCGGGCCTGTTCGCGCATTTCCACTCCAAAGAGGCGCTGCAGCTCGACGTGCTGGCCTACGCCCGGGACCGGTTCGTGGACGAGGTGATCCGCCCGGCCACCCACACCTCGCGCGGTCTGGCCCGGGTGCGCGCCCTGTTCGAGCACTGGGCCGAGATCGGCGCGCACGGCAAGGCCGAGTGCCTGTTCACCTCGGCCGCGATGGAGTTCGACGACCAGCCCGGTCCGGTACGCGACCAGCTCGTGCGCGACCACCGGGACCTGATGGACTCGATCGCGCAGATGTTCCGCACCGGGATCGCCGAGGGCGAGTTCCGCGCGGACGCCGACCCCGAGCAGTTCGCCTTCGAGCTGCACGGCATCATGCTCGCCTACTTCCACGCTTACCGGCTGCTGAACGATCCGCGGGCGGACGAGCGTGCCCGGCGCGCCTTCGAGGCCGCCCTCGCGGACTGCCTCGTCGCGCCGCAGGAACAGACGCAACAGACGCCCGACGCCACGCCCGCAGCGGCGCAGGCCCGCTGA